In Candidatus Protochlamydia phocaeensis, a single genomic region encodes these proteins:
- a CDS encoding glycosyl hydrolase family 18 protein encodes MFSLLRCCLFPFLFLALISLFFTVGLSASTAIIAAYYANDSHSRPPIGNRPPFTVDRIDPSLLTDLYVAFAAIGYVSASIEPDHPRLTGDFTLQPTMKEDKDHLYPQLVDLKKRSKKPLRLFLSIGGWNFNNPEHSEGKTTYRLFSQMVSTAENRKQFITSAIDFAHRYGFDGIDIDWEYPGDPARGGSERDFNNFPVFLKECSAAFSQANPPLLLSFTAPAFIPFRLQAHFQADPSRFYKWLADCAQFVDRINIMAYDYHGPFDVPRITGVNAPLNQDTDRASPLYIAKTLQNYLDNGVPAQKMVLGLPLFGHIYAGVSVLQPGNTGPGKPFETGGAPGPATREKGMLAYYEIADKMAQKQLSFGSDPVTSTVYGYNFHSQEWASFDNPDTIKLKAMLALTFKLKGVFFWSIDLDEYQWEPKFPNIRSARQVFSESRE; translated from the coding sequence ATGTTCAGTCTTTTGCGATGCTGTTTGTTCCCTTTCCTTTTTCTCGCTTTGATTAGCCTATTCTTTACTGTGGGTCTATCCGCTTCCACGGCTATTATAGCCGCCTATTATGCCAATGACTCGCACTCTCGCCCACCCATTGGCAATAGGCCTCCTTTTACTGTAGATAGGATAGACCCTTCCCTTTTAACCGATTTATATGTGGCCTTTGCCGCTATTGGCTATGTGTCCGCATCGATTGAGCCAGACCATCCGCGTTTGACAGGCGATTTTACCCTGCAGCCAACGATGAAAGAAGATAAAGATCATCTTTATCCCCAATTGGTAGATTTAAAAAAACGGTCTAAAAAGCCTTTGCGTCTTTTTCTTTCCATTGGTGGATGGAATTTCAATAATCCCGAACATAGCGAAGGAAAAACGACCTATCGCCTTTTCAGCCAGATGGTATCAACGGCAGAAAACAGAAAACAATTTATCACGTCAGCCATTGACTTTGCCCATCGCTATGGATTCGATGGAATTGATATAGATTGGGAATATCCAGGAGATCCTGCTAGAGGAGGATCCGAACGTGATTTTAACAACTTTCCCGTCTTCCTTAAAGAGTGCTCAGCCGCTTTTTCACAGGCCAATCCGCCCTTATTGCTTTCTTTTACAGCTCCTGCTTTTATTCCTTTTCGCTTGCAAGCTCACTTTCAGGCTGATCCGAGCCGCTTCTATAAATGGCTTGCCGACTGCGCCCAGTTTGTCGACCGCATCAATATAATGGCTTATGATTACCATGGTCCTTTTGATGTGCCCAGAATAACGGGAGTCAATGCGCCTTTAAATCAAGATACAGATAGAGCCAGTCCCTTATACATTGCCAAAACCTTGCAGAATTATTTGGATAATGGGGTGCCTGCCCAAAAAATGGTTTTGGGATTGCCGCTTTTCGGCCATATTTATGCTGGAGTATCCGTTTTGCAGCCCGGAAATACGGGCCCTGGGAAACCTTTTGAAACAGGCGGAGCGCCGGGACCGGCGACAAGGGAAAAGGGAATGCTGGCTTATTATGAAATTGCTGATAAGATGGCTCAAAAACAGCTCAGCTTTGGCTCCGATCCCGTCACGAGTACTGTCTACGGCTATAACTTTCACTCTCAGGAATGGGCGAGCTTTGATAATCCTGACACGATTAAGCTCAAAGCCATGTTGGCTTTAACTTTTAAACTTAAAGGCGTCTTTTTTTGGTCTATCGATCTGGACGAATATCAATGGGAGCCTAAATTTCCCAATATCCGCAGCGCTAGGCAGGTCTTTAGCGAGTCGCGTGAGTAA
- a CDS encoding response regulator yields MKKSDSIVSLRFLCISIDSNFLAYLLNASDSINLSFDSCQSIEDAFKKIASNIYDVYLIDLSVSQEVITNLINAIRENNKNLFTIGIVAEDYSSPNLMGFKERENIDFILQKPIFPQQIEHFFQDLRRRHVSSPAGNHENRLLALQKEYDSSIFQKIEILTNLIKAVQKDPNLPQLNELHSEIHKMSGSAGSFGYDSVSILCKKKDEEIRNRIESNDFKDQNWLLSFNEFLQKIKFCFQTDSIKNPEAILTYTENPRPLLFIVDDDKGFLDLLTRVKEQFPIELYFESDPQKAIEKLGLESFNPNAVIVAQKFQYSPINGFDIIQSLSDKPKPSPPLFALLLEKDDIDIRMEAMQKGVNYIFLKPVSAYLLLKSIRDALEIKALSDIKVLILDDDVDFCNFVVAVLSETGINVRAIYDPENLFQMLEQYRPNILLLDVNLPRYDGLSLLQAIRQDVSFRNLIIIIVTSSEATNTQLKAYSSKANDILYKPIDKKVLQNRILNLIEGQISMHNLPDPHDYTGLLHRKALIEKLHEWLTYPKKQESYLILFEIHNFADWIKRKGHMTAKEVLVSIGNQLQWEMDYTMSCFSYNASKFAILVTNVRLDEVEKKIYTLLSHFVQKETQSQLAFDCSITPISRDFENAQQLLQEAENSLEEARSIESSHIKMVDWHARAEMKSKKEVIIVDPDKELLRILKQAFESHDVLVKEYTEGETALKDIFNYSEQHLPSLIIAERRLPDMDGMELYMKIRARFRVDVPFYILTVFSADKDISEGIRKGIREYIVKPFNISIFMQKALKDIYSR; encoded by the coding sequence ATGAAAAAGAGTGATTCTATCGTATCTCTTCGTTTTCTTTGCATTAGCATTGATTCAAACTTTTTAGCTTATTTATTAAATGCATCGGATTCTATTAATCTTTCCTTTGACAGTTGCCAGTCTATTGAAGACGCGTTTAAAAAAATCGCCTCCAATATATATGATGTGTATTTAATTGACTTGAGCGTATCGCAAGAAGTAATCACCAATTTGATTAATGCCATTCGGGAAAACAATAAAAATCTATTCACTATCGGCATCGTAGCGGAAGATTATTCTTCTCCCAATTTGATGGGATTTAAAGAGCGCGAGAATATTGACTTTATTCTGCAAAAGCCTATTTTTCCCCAGCAGATCGAGCATTTCTTTCAAGATTTGCGGCGGCGCCATGTTTCCTCTCCGGCAGGAAACCACGAAAACAGGCTGCTTGCCCTTCAAAAAGAATATGATTCCAGTATTTTCCAAAAAATTGAAATTCTAACTAATTTAATTAAAGCGGTTCAAAAAGATCCCAACTTACCGCAGCTTAACGAACTGCATTCCGAAATCCACAAAATGAGCGGCAGTGCAGGCTCTTTCGGATATGATTCCGTCAGCATCTTGTGCAAAAAAAAAGATGAGGAAATTAGAAATCGAATTGAATCGAATGATTTTAAAGATCAAAATTGGCTGCTATCTTTTAATGAATTCCTTCAAAAAATAAAATTCTGCTTTCAAACCGATTCCATTAAGAATCCAGAAGCTATTCTTACCTATACGGAGAATCCGCGTCCCCTTTTGTTCATTGTCGATGATGACAAGGGCTTTTTAGACCTTCTAACGCGAGTGAAAGAGCAATTTCCAATAGAGCTTTATTTTGAAAGCGATCCACAAAAAGCCATTGAGAAGCTAGGCTTGGAAAGTTTTAATCCCAACGCGGTCATTGTCGCTCAAAAGTTTCAGTATTCCCCTATTAATGGCTTTGACATTATCCAGTCTTTATCCGATAAGCCTAAACCCTCTCCTCCGCTATTCGCTCTCCTTCTCGAAAAGGATGATATCGATATTAGGATGGAAGCCATGCAAAAGGGGGTGAATTACATTTTTCTAAAACCCGTCTCCGCTTATCTTCTTCTTAAATCCATCCGAGATGCCTTGGAAATTAAGGCCTTAAGCGACATCAAAGTATTAATTCTCGATGACGATGTGGATTTCTGCAATTTTGTCGTTGCCGTGCTGTCCGAAACAGGAATTAATGTCCGTGCCATTTATGACCCTGAGAATTTATTTCAAATGCTTGAGCAGTATAGGCCGAATATCCTGCTTTTGGATGTCAATTTGCCGCGCTACGACGGATTAAGTTTATTGCAGGCCATCCGTCAAGATGTTTCCTTTAGAAATTTGATCATTATCATTGTGACAAGCAGCGAAGCGACAAATACCCAGTTGAAGGCCTACTCCTCGAAGGCAAACGATATTTTATATAAGCCCATAGACAAGAAAGTCTTGCAAAACCGCATTCTCAACCTAATCGAGGGGCAGATTTCTATGCATAATCTGCCCGATCCCCATGATTATACCGGCCTGCTTCATCGCAAAGCGCTAATAGAAAAGCTGCATGAATGGCTTACTTATCCCAAAAAGCAGGAGTCTTATTTGATCTTATTTGAAATCCATAACTTTGCCGATTGGATTAAACGGAAAGGCCATATGACTGCCAAGGAGGTCTTAGTCTCCATTGGCAACCAATTGCAATGGGAAATGGACTACACAATGAGCTGCTTTTCCTATAATGCTTCGAAATTTGCCATTCTGGTCACAAACGTTCGCTTAGATGAAGTGGAAAAAAAGATCTACACGCTGCTTTCCCATTTCGTGCAGAAGGAAACCCAATCTCAGCTGGCCTTCGATTGCAGCATTACTCCCATTTCCAGGGATTTTGAAAACGCTCAGCAGCTTCTTCAAGAAGCGGAAAATAGCTTAGAAGAGGCACGTTCGATAGAATCTTCTCATATCAAGATGGTCGATTGGCACGCCCGGGCTGAAATGAAGAGCAAGAAAGAAGTGATTATTGTTGACCCCGATAAAGAGCTTTTACGCATTTTGAAGCAGGCATTCGAGTCTCATGATGTCCTCGTTAAAGAATATACGGAAGGAGAAACGGCCTTAAAAGACATCTTTAATTATAGTGAGCAACACCTTCCTTCTTTGATTATCGCCGAACGCAGGCTTCCCGACATGGATGGCATGGAACTATACATGAAAATTCGCGCCCGCTTCCGCGTTGATGTACCGTTCTATATTTTAACTGTCTTCTCAGCCGATAAAGACATCAGCGAAGGGATCAGAAAAGGAATTCGCGAATACATCGTAAAGCCATTCAATATTTCTATTTTTATGCAAAAGGCTCTAAAAGACATTTACTCTCGTTGA
- the galE gene encoding UDP-glucose 4-epimerase GalE, whose translation MHKPTILIAGGAGFIGSHVNKMLHRAGYQTIVLDNLSRGNAKTVCYGTFVQGDIGDAAFLDKLFADYSIDAVMHFAAFINVGESVQDPWLYYTNNVSNTLALLGAMLRHGIKSFIFSSTAAIFGQPNVPLIKEDQPCHPINPYGESKWMVEKILQDFDTAYGLKFCCLRYFNAAGGDPEGEIKNYQPKASNLIPLILQSLKKAAGQVTIFGTDYPTPDGTCIRDYIHIEDLGEAHIKALEQILTGMPSNFYNLGNGKGFSVREVIQTVEKVLEKKVNTVEGARRPGDPAVLLADPAKAMSELNWHPRYSLEQMIEHAWRASLESSNYSP comes from the coding sequence ATGCATAAGCCTACCATTCTTATTGCTGGAGGAGCTGGTTTCATCGGATCCCATGTCAACAAAATGCTGCATCGGGCCGGATACCAAACAATCGTCTTAGACAATCTTTCACGGGGCAATGCAAAAACAGTTTGTTATGGAACGTTTGTCCAAGGCGATATAGGCGATGCAGCGTTTTTGGATAAGCTTTTTGCCGACTATTCAATCGATGCAGTCATGCATTTTGCCGCCTTCATCAATGTGGGAGAGTCTGTTCAAGATCCTTGGCTATACTACACCAATAATGTTTCCAATACATTGGCGCTTTTAGGTGCCATGCTCCGTCACGGCATCAAATCCTTTATTTTCTCTTCTACCGCCGCTATTTTTGGCCAACCGAATGTTCCCCTCATTAAAGAAGATCAGCCTTGCCATCCCATTAATCCTTATGGAGAAAGCAAATGGATGGTGGAAAAAATTTTGCAAGATTTCGATACCGCCTATGGCCTAAAATTCTGCTGCCTGCGCTACTTTAATGCGGCTGGCGGGGATCCGGAGGGGGAAATTAAAAATTATCAACCTAAAGCCTCCAATCTCATTCCGCTCATCTTGCAAAGTTTGAAAAAAGCGGCAGGGCAAGTGACTATTTTTGGGACGGATTATCCCACTCCAGACGGGACCTGCATTCGGGACTACATTCATATCGAAGATTTAGGAGAGGCGCATATAAAAGCGTTGGAGCAAATTTTGACCGGAATGCCCTCCAATTTTTATAATTTGGGAAACGGAAAGGGCTTCAGTGTAAGAGAAGTGATTCAAACAGTGGAAAAAGTCTTGGAAAAAAAAGTCAATACTGTTGAAGGCGCCCGGCGCCCGGGCGATCCTGCTGTTTTATTAGCAGACCCCGCTAAAGCCATGAGTGAGCTCAATTGGCATCCGCGCTATTCATTAGAACAAATGATCGAACATGCGTGGAGAGCTTCTTTAGAATCATCCAACTACTCTCCCTAG
- a CDS encoding STAS domain-containing protein: protein MEKKFLGDVLYIKPQISFLDSRVSKDLKNQIIQEIESGNKRLLLDLSDMEMIDSGGLGGLIGVYKALENKGSLHLYGLNAKVTKIFRMTGVLKLFPSFSSLDEALQF from the coding sequence ATGGAAAAAAAATTCTTAGGCGATGTTTTATATATTAAACCGCAAATTTCTTTTCTTGATTCTCGGGTTTCAAAAGATTTAAAAAATCAGATTATTCAAGAGATTGAATCGGGCAATAAACGGCTTTTATTGGATTTATCGGATATGGAAATGATCGATTCAGGAGGCCTAGGAGGCCTTATTGGAGTTTATAAGGCCTTGGAAAATAAAGGCAGCCTGCATCTCTATGGATTAAACGCTAAAGTCACAAAAATTTTCAGAATGACAGGCGTATTAAAATTATTTCCTTCATTTTCCTCGTTGGATGAAGCCCTCCAATTTTGA
- the ftsY gene encoding signal recognition particle-docking protein FtsY gives MVFQFFKTSYAKVKSALSRARSLLGEKLQSLFKGPIDESTLDNLEQLLYEADFGVQTAMELTNKVREMHKANPSLKTADYIDALRSHLTSLLSQYPSQLIEVNESQRPQIILIVGVNGNGKTTSVAKLANLFHQNDKKVLVAAADTFRAAAIEQLETWAHRIQVDIVKGAPKSDPAAVAFDAIQAAKARQCDIVLIDTAGRLHTKTPLMQELEKIKRACQKASTSGPHETLLVLDATTGQNAIDQAKHFHKFTPISGLILTKLDGTAKGGIIIAIQRELGIPVKFIGTGEDLDDLQPFDAQSFVSNLLE, from the coding sequence ATGGTATTCCAATTTTTTAAAACTAGCTATGCAAAAGTCAAATCAGCCCTTTCACGTGCCCGCTCTCTTTTAGGTGAAAAACTTCAGTCTCTTTTTAAAGGGCCGATTGATGAAAGCACTCTAGATAATCTTGAGCAATTGCTTTATGAAGCAGACTTTGGCGTTCAAACAGCCATGGAATTGACGAATAAAGTACGGGAGATGCACAAAGCCAATCCCTCCCTTAAAACAGCCGACTATATAGATGCCCTGCGATCGCATTTGACTTCCCTGCTCAGCCAATATCCCTCTCAATTAATAGAAGTCAATGAATCTCAGCGGCCTCAAATTATTTTGATTGTAGGAGTCAACGGAAACGGCAAAACGACATCCGTGGCCAAACTGGCCAACCTTTTCCATCAAAATGACAAGAAGGTTCTTGTTGCAGCAGCCGACACGTTTCGCGCTGCAGCGATCGAACAGCTGGAAACATGGGCCCATCGCATTCAAGTCGATATCGTTAAGGGCGCTCCTAAAAGCGATCCTGCAGCAGTTGCCTTTGACGCCATCCAAGCTGCCAAAGCCCGCCAATGCGATATTGTCTTGATTGATACGGCAGGCCGTCTGCACACCAAAACGCCTTTAATGCAAGAATTGGAGAAGATTAAACGCGCTTGCCAAAAAGCATCTACCAGTGGCCCTCATGAGACTTTACTCGTTTTAGATGCCACGACAGGACAAAATGCGATTGACCAAGCCAAGCATTTCCATAAATTTACGCCCATTAGCGGACTTATTCTCACCAAGCTAGACGGAACGGCAAAAGGAGGAATCATCATCGCCATTCAGCGCGAACTTGGCATTCCCGTCAAATTTATTGGGACAGGAGAAGACTTAGACGATCTCCAACCTTTTGATGCTCAATCTTTTGTTTCAAATTTATTGGAGTAA